A part of Pectinatus sottacetonis genomic DNA contains:
- a CDS encoding B12-binding domain-containing radical SAM protein — translation MKVIFIVPTDAIRRTPVYRLGGSIYGYSNVITGPLVLGHILKNAGHQVEVYEELNEDVDFSQCMDADVIGIYTMTSCAPRAYNIADMFRQHNCRVILGGMHASAVPEEAIKHADQVIVGEAESVIKDVVEKKITDKIIKAPIIYNLDEIPFPDYSLLKTSCSAANVITTRGCPFSCSFCTTSRMFHPYRERSVENVIEELRYYKSLGFKCMNFEDDNFTANKKRTKKLLRRMIEENLVFKETFFFGRTDLAEDEELLQLLQKAHLNRVLVGIESLNQKSLNAINKKQKIVDIEKCAKRLAQYKIRLIASLVLGLDDDSIEDIRRGVKFCRHINAYQLQPAVLTPFPGTPVYKKFIKEKRMITDNWRYFDMMNVTFKPRNMSAWQLQKEFFHSVRKFYNFTSSFKIMRLFGFDSGIRRLGLWFISRIGIAFSYFYIWFGKHNYYTNLKKFCSNNKTLTE, via the coding sequence GTGAAGGTGATATTTATTGTACCAACTGATGCCATACGGCGGACACCAGTTTATCGCCTGGGAGGAAGTATTTATGGATATTCAAATGTCATCACTGGGCCATTGGTATTAGGACATATTTTGAAAAATGCCGGACATCAGGTTGAAGTTTATGAAGAACTAAATGAAGATGTAGATTTTTCTCAGTGTATGGATGCAGATGTTATTGGTATTTATACGATGACTTCCTGTGCGCCGCGGGCCTATAACATTGCGGATATGTTTAGGCAGCATAACTGTCGTGTAATCCTTGGTGGGATGCATGCCAGTGCTGTCCCCGAAGAAGCAATTAAGCATGCTGATCAGGTAATTGTTGGTGAGGCCGAAAGTGTTATTAAGGATGTTGTGGAGAAAAAAATAACAGATAAAATAATTAAAGCACCGATTATTTATAATTTAGATGAAATTCCCTTTCCTGATTATTCATTATTGAAAACATCATGTAGTGCCGCTAATGTGATAACGACAAGAGGTTGTCCATTTTCCTGCAGCTTTTGTACGACTTCTCGTATGTTTCATCCATATAGGGAACGCAGTGTAGAAAATGTCATAGAGGAATTGCGCTATTATAAATCGTTGGGGTTCAAGTGTATGAATTTTGAGGATGATAATTTTACTGCTAATAAGAAACGGACTAAGAAATTGCTTCGTAGGATGATCGAAGAAAATCTGGTCTTTAAAGAAACTTTCTTTTTTGGGCGCACAGACTTAGCTGAAGACGAAGAACTGCTGCAACTACTGCAAAAAGCACATTTAAATCGTGTTCTTGTGGGCATTGAATCATTAAATCAGAAATCATTAAATGCAATCAATAAAAAACAAAAAATAGTGGATATTGAAAAATGTGCTAAACGTCTAGCACAGTATAAGATAAGACTTATAGCTAGTTTAGTATTGGGCCTGGATGATGATAGTATAGAAGACATTCGGCGGGGAGTAAAGTTTTGCAGGCATATCAATGCTTACCAATTGCAACCGGCTGTATTGACACCATTTCCTGGAACACCAGTTTACAAAAAATTTATTAAGGAAAAGAGAATGATTACAGATAACTGGAGGTATTTTGATATGATGAATGTTACGTTTAAACCGCGTAATATGTCAGCATGGCAGCTGCAAAAAGAATTTTTTCATTCTGTGCGAAAATTTTACAATTTTACTTCATCCTTTAAAATTATGAGGCTTTTTGGTTTTGATTCGGGTATAAGACGTTTGGGATTATGGTTTATAAGTAGAATAGGTATTGCCTTTTCTTATTTTTATATATGGTTTGGCAAACATAATTATTATACAAATTTAAAAAAATTTTGCTCGAACAATAAGACTTTGACTGAATGA
- a CDS encoding aminopeptidase, producing the protein MDKRIELLAHNLITYSTHIKKGEKILIEIFDTGMELAGALVKETYKIGGIPFLAVKQQRLQRELLIGASKQQMQIIAEYESMRMKQMDAYIAVRGSDNVSEMSDVPPEKMKLYQQDWLKPVHSDIRVPYTKWCVLRYPNGAMAQLANMSTEQFTDYYFNVCNLDYQKMREAMTPLKKRMENTDKVHIKGPDTDIVFSIKGLPAVKCSGECNIPDGELYTAPVKDSINGTITYNTPAVYQGVTFEHISLTFKNGKIVKATANNNEMLNKILDTDEGARYVGEFSFGLNPYINKPMKDTLFDEKISGSIHFTPGCAYDDADNSNRSSIHWDLVLIQTEEYGGGEIFLDDELIRKNGLFVAKDLQCLNPVNLK; encoded by the coding sequence ATGGATAAAAGAATAGAACTATTGGCGCATAATCTTATTACTTATTCTACACATATAAAGAAAGGGGAAAAAATACTCATTGAAATATTTGACACAGGAATGGAATTGGCAGGGGCTTTAGTAAAAGAAACGTATAAGATTGGAGGAATTCCATTCCTTGCAGTAAAACAGCAAAGATTACAGCGAGAACTGCTTATAGGTGCAAGTAAGCAGCAAATGCAGATTATTGCTGAATATGAAAGTATGCGCATGAAACAAATGGATGCATATATTGCAGTGCGTGGTAGCGATAATGTAAGTGAAATGAGTGATGTGCCACCTGAAAAAATGAAGTTATATCAACAAGATTGGTTAAAACCGGTTCATAGTGACATAAGAGTGCCATATACTAAATGGTGTGTATTGCGTTATCCCAATGGGGCGATGGCACAGCTTGCCAATATGAGTACAGAACAGTTTACAGATTATTATTTTAATGTATGCAATCTTGATTATCAAAAAATGCGTGAAGCAATGACACCGCTGAAAAAACGTATGGAAAATACTGATAAAGTACATATAAAAGGACCTGACACAGATATTGTTTTTTCAATAAAGGGGTTGCCGGCAGTAAAATGTTCAGGCGAATGTAATATTCCTGATGGGGAATTATATACAGCACCTGTAAAAGATTCTATAAATGGGACAATAACTTATAATACACCGGCAGTTTATCAGGGTGTTACTTTTGAACATATTTCACTGACATTTAAAAATGGAAAGATAGTAAAAGCAACAGCTAACAATAATGAAATGCTGAATAAAATATTGGATACTGATGAAGGTGCACGTTATGTTGGTGAATTTTCCTTTGGGTTGAATCCATATATAAATAAGCCAATGAAGGATACATTATTCGATGAAAAAATAAGTGGGAGCATTCATTTTACACCAGGTTGCGCATATGATGATGCTGATAACAGTAATCGTTCTTCTATCCATTGGGATTTGGTATTGATCCAGACAGAAGAATATGGCGGAGGAGAAATTTTCCTTGATGATGAATTAATAAGAAAAAATGGTTTGTTTGTTGCAAAGGATCTGCAATGTCTTAATCCGGTTAATTTAAAATAA
- the murA gene encoding UDP-N-acetylglucosamine 1-carboxyvinyltransferase: MEKLVINGGVKLKGRVKISGAKNAVLPIIAATLLGQDCPCILEEVPCLDDVETISEVLSKLGVNVQFDKGKNIFTADSTNINSCEAPYELIRKMRASFLIMGPLLSRCGHSKISLPGGCAIGTRPIDLHLKGFEALGAQIEIGHGFINATVPDKLKGAKIYLDFPSVGATENIMMAACMAEGQTILENPAQEPEIIDLANFLNMMGAKIRGAGTNVIKIDGVRKLTGCNYTIIPDRIEAGTYMVAAAMTRGDIYIENAISEHLKPIIAKLSEAGAEIIEDVKGIRVRNNKKLKAVDIKTMPYPGFPTDMQAQFMAMLTISEGTGLVTETVFENRFMHVDELKRMGANIKIEGRTSVVEGVDHLLGCQVKATDLRAGAAMVLAGLVAEGETQIGYIHHIDRGYDNLVGKLCSLGAQISRTKN, translated from the coding sequence TTGGAAAAACTAGTTATAAACGGCGGCGTAAAACTCAAGGGCCGTGTAAAAATAAGCGGCGCTAAAAATGCTGTTTTACCTATAATTGCCGCTACACTATTAGGACAGGATTGTCCTTGTATACTGGAAGAGGTCCCTTGTTTGGACGATGTTGAAACAATCTCTGAAGTTTTATCAAAACTTGGAGTTAATGTACAGTTTGATAAAGGGAAAAATATTTTTACAGCTGACAGTACGAATATTAATTCCTGCGAAGCACCATATGAATTAATACGTAAAATGCGGGCTTCATTTCTCATTATGGGCCCGCTTCTTTCACGCTGCGGCCACTCTAAAATTTCACTGCCAGGTGGCTGTGCCATTGGTACTCGTCCTATTGACCTTCATTTGAAAGGTTTTGAGGCACTTGGCGCACAAATAGAAATTGGGCATGGTTTTATTAATGCCACTGTTCCAGATAAATTAAAAGGAGCTAAAATTTATCTGGATTTTCCCAGTGTTGGCGCCACTGAAAATATCATGATGGCTGCCTGTATGGCTGAAGGACAGACTATTCTGGAAAACCCAGCTCAGGAACCGGAAATTATTGATTTAGCAAATTTTCTTAATATGATGGGAGCAAAAATCCGTGGTGCTGGTACTAATGTCATAAAAATTGATGGCGTAAGGAAATTAACAGGCTGCAATTATACTATTATTCCTGACCGCATCGAAGCAGGTACCTATATGGTAGCTGCTGCTATGACAAGAGGTGATATTTATATTGAGAACGCGATCAGTGAACATCTTAAACCTATTATTGCCAAATTATCTGAAGCAGGTGCTGAAATCATCGAAGATGTAAAGGGCATTCGTGTAAGAAATAATAAAAAACTTAAGGCTGTCGACATAAAAACAATGCCTTATCCTGGTTTTCCCACTGATATGCAGGCACAATTCATGGCTATGCTTACCATATCTGAAGGAACTGGTCTTGTTACAGAAACTGTTTTTGAAAACAGATTTATGCATGTTGATGAATTAAAGCGTATGGGTGCCAACATTAAAATAGAGGGCCGTACTTCAGTGGTCGAGGGTGTAGATCATCTTTTAGGTTGTCAAGTTAAGGCTACTGATCTCCGGGCAGGGGCCGCAATGGTTTTAGCGGGCCTAGTTGCTGAAGGTGAAACACAAATAGGCTATATTCACCATATTGACCGAGGTTATGATAATCTTGTTGGTAAATTATGTAGTTTAGGTGCTCAAATTTCCCGTACAAAAAATTGA
- the bioA gene encoding adenosylmethionine--8-amino-7-oxononanoate transaminase — MNKLVEEDLKYIWHPCSQMKDYETLPPIVIDHAKGSYLYDIDGNEYIDIISSWWCNLLGHCNPVINAAIKKQLDTLEHVIFANLSHKPAIELCQQLIKVIPKGLVKFNFADNGSSAVECALKMAFQYHSQTGNTERTRFMCLSEGYHGETIGALSVGSMDLYAKIYKPMLMDTIHIQAPDCYRCPYGCTRDNCKCECFENAEKDFARYGEKTAAIIIEPLLQGSAGMRIYPALYLKKLRELCNKTGVLLIADEIATGFGRTGKMFACDHAKISPDIMCISKGLTGGYMPMSMTLTTQKIYDAFYADYNEGRAFMHSHTYSGNPLGCSAALAVQKILQEDKVLERAQGTAKYLNTKLCEKLNEHKNVGEIRHIGLINAIELVKNKDSKEAFDPKLRIGYEIYKRALKKGLLLRPLGDVLYFNPALNIKESTLDTAIDRCLASMDEILK, encoded by the coding sequence ATGAATAAATTAGTTGAAGAAGATCTGAAATACATATGGCATCCGTGTTCGCAAATGAAAGATTATGAAACATTACCTCCAATCGTTATTGACCACGCAAAGGGTTCGTATTTATATGATATCGATGGTAATGAATATATTGATATTATAAGTTCATGGTGGTGCAATCTGCTGGGACATTGCAATCCAGTGATAAATGCAGCGATAAAAAAGCAGCTTGATACGCTGGAACATGTTATTTTTGCTAACCTATCACATAAACCGGCTATTGAATTATGTCAGCAGCTCATAAAAGTTATTCCCAAGGGATTAGTTAAGTTCAATTTTGCTGATAATGGTTCATCAGCAGTGGAATGTGCATTGAAAATGGCATTCCAGTATCATTCACAGACAGGTAATACTGAACGTACGCGTTTTATGTGCTTGAGTGAAGGTTATCACGGGGAAACAATAGGAGCTTTATCCGTCGGCAGTATGGATCTTTATGCTAAAATTTACAAACCTATGCTGATGGATACCATTCATATACAGGCACCTGACTGTTATCGTTGTCCTTATGGCTGTACTCGGGATAACTGTAAGTGTGAATGCTTTGAAAATGCGGAAAAAGATTTTGCCAGATATGGGGAAAAAACAGCGGCTATCATAATAGAACCATTATTACAGGGAAGTGCCGGTATGCGCATATATCCGGCACTTTATCTGAAAAAATTGCGTGAGCTTTGTAATAAAACTGGCGTATTACTGATTGCTGATGAAATAGCAACAGGATTTGGTCGTACAGGGAAAATGTTTGCTTGTGATCATGCCAAGATTTCACCAGATATAATGTGTATTTCCAAGGGGCTTACTGGCGGCTACATGCCAATGTCAATGACATTGACAACACAAAAGATTTATGATGCTTTTTATGCTGATTATAATGAGGGCCGTGCTTTTATGCACAGCCATACCTATAGTGGTAATCCTCTTGGCTGTAGTGCAGCTTTAGCTGTACAAAAAATACTGCAGGAAGATAAAGTTTTGGAAAGAGCACAAGGAACAGCAAAATATCTTAATACAAAACTCTGCGAAAAACTTAATGAACATAAAAATGTAGGAGAAATACGCCATATAGGGCTTATTAATGCTATTGAGTTAGTTAAGAACAAGGATAGTAAAGAGGCATTTGACCCTAAACTGCGTATTGGCTATGAAATTTACAAGAGAGCACTCAAGAAAGGTTTATTGCTCAGACCTCTAGGAGATGTATTATATTTTAATCCAGCACTGAACATTAAAGAAAGTACACTGGACACAGCTATCGACAGGTGCTTGGCATCCATGGATGAAATATTAAAATAG
- a CDS encoding dicarboxylate/amino acid:cation symporter — MIKKFNIMQNLGKYIFVAMILGIIAGLTMGDGAKVFAPVGDLFMQLIKMVVMPMILFSIVGGAASLGGSKSAGKIGLVTFVYYAVTTLIATVIGLFFGEFFKPGAGISIASLGGAADAAKYADKGHIPGFWDTIIGFVPANPFQALVSGNILQIIVFALFLGFAISAMDDKKRTYLLNLFNTLTEAIVGIMNIIMCFAPIGVFGLMAGSIGTFGSDVLIKLLYLLGLYIVVLMIQNYAVIGGSVALFSKCTSYKQFFKSIYKVQLFAFSTASSMATLPLNMRTTVDELKVSKETTAFALPLGATINMNGNAAYYAIAASFFAQMFGIDLTISQYIAICFTATVGAVGQAGVPGPTLLVVAVLMAANIPITALPILFGVDRIFDMLRTSINVTGDAACATIVDRLRSDEEVG, encoded by the coding sequence ATGATAAAAAAATTTAATATCATGCAAAACTTAGGCAAATATATTTTTGTCGCAATGATTCTTGGCATTATAGCTGGTTTAACTATGGGTGATGGAGCAAAAGTCTTTGCTCCAGTAGGTGATCTGTTCATGCAACTTATTAAAATGGTTGTTATGCCAATGATTCTTTTTTCTATTGTTGGTGGGGCAGCATCCTTAGGTGGCTCTAAATCGGCAGGAAAGATTGGGCTGGTAACATTTGTTTATTATGCAGTTACCACTCTTATAGCTACAGTAATAGGATTATTTTTTGGAGAATTTTTTAAACCAGGAGCAGGTATAAGTATTGCATCCTTGGGAGGAGCAGCAGATGCTGCTAAATATGCGGATAAAGGGCATATCCCAGGATTTTGGGATACAATTATTGGTTTTGTACCGGCAAATCCGTTTCAAGCATTAGTTAGTGGAAACATATTGCAGATAATAGTATTTGCATTGTTTCTTGGTTTTGCTATCTCTGCGATGGATGATAAAAAACGCACATATCTTTTAAACTTATTTAATACACTTACAGAAGCTATTGTTGGAATTATGAATATTATTATGTGTTTTGCGCCAATTGGTGTATTTGGTTTAATGGCAGGTTCTATTGGAACCTTTGGCTCTGATGTTTTAATAAAATTGTTATATTTACTGGGATTATATATTGTAGTATTGATGATACAGAATTATGCTGTTATTGGAGGCAGTGTAGCACTATTTTCTAAATGTACTTCATACAAACAATTTTTCAAGAGCATATATAAAGTGCAGTTGTTTGCTTTTTCTACGGCTTCTTCAATGGCAACTTTGCCACTCAATATGCGGACAACAGTGGATGAATTAAAAGTATCAAAAGAAACTACTGCTTTTGCGCTGCCGTTGGGAGCCACGATAAACATGAATGGAAATGCTGCTTATTATGCTATTGCAGCCAGTTTTTTTGCCCAGATGTTTGGCATAGATCTCACTATATCACAATATATTGCTATTTGTTTCACCGCAACGGTAGGGGCTGTTGGACAGGCAGGTGTGCCAGGACCTACATTATTGGTTGTAGCTGTGCTGATGGCAGCCAATATACCAATTACAGCGTTACCTATTTTATTTGGGGTAGACCGTATTTTTGATATGCTGCGTACATCTATTAATGTTACGGGGGATGCAGCATGCGCTACGATTGTTGACCGTCTGCGCAGTGATGAAGAGGTGGGTTAA
- a CDS encoding biotin transporter BioY produces MSRKLTVRDIVLCGLFTALIAIGAFIRIPVPVVPFTLQFLFTMLAGLLLGGRLGAISVGAYVILGLIGLPIFTDGGGPGYVFQPTFGYLIGFIIASGVTGSLANKVAKPSYKRLLAADFIGLVIVYTFGLVYCYFISNFYLGKAVTAWVVFLYGFILAVPGDIFLCIAAAVISKKVIPIVHSR; encoded by the coding sequence ATGTCAAGAAAATTAACAGTAAGGGATATTGTTTTGTGCGGGCTATTTACAGCACTTATAGCTATAGGTGCTTTTATCAGAATACCTGTCCCAGTTGTGCCGTTCACATTGCAATTTTTATTTACAATGCTGGCGGGACTTTTACTTGGCGGGAGATTGGGGGCTATAAGTGTAGGAGCGTATGTGATATTAGGCTTGATAGGACTGCCTATTTTTACTGATGGCGGTGGCCCAGGATATGTATTTCAGCCTACTTTTGGTTATCTTATTGGTTTCATAATCGCCAGCGGAGTAACTGGCTCACTGGCTAATAAAGTGGCAAAACCTTCATATAAAAGACTGTTAGCAGCAGATTTTATTGGATTAGTCATTGTTTATACTTTTGGATTGGTATATTGTTATTTTATTAGCAATTTTTATCTGGGAAAAGCGGTAACAGCGTGGGTCGTTTTTCTGTATGGATTTATTTTAGCTGTGCCGGGAGACATATTTTTATGTATAGCAGCAGCGGTTATAAGCAAGAAGGTAATCCCTATTGTACACAGTAGATAA
- the bioD gene encoding dethiobiotin synthase: MNNKTKGLFITATGTDIGKTYVTGLIVKKMRDAGFNCGYYKAAISGADSVKESDAGYVNQFAGIGQSDDSLVPYLYKEAVSPHLASKLEKNPVEMSVVKDGFYKNAQKFSYLTMEGSGGIVCPIRYDAKAKMFLKDIIRELSLPCLIVADAGLGTINEVVLTVEYMKTHSLIIKGIILNNYSGGVMQDDNIKMIENMTGMEIIALVKKDDKELNISVEKLAALYE; encoded by the coding sequence ATGAATAATAAAACAAAAGGTCTTTTTATTACGGCTACAGGGACAGACATAGGAAAAACGTATGTTACAGGATTGATCGTAAAAAAAATGCGTGATGCAGGCTTCAATTGCGGTTATTATAAAGCAGCTATAAGCGGAGCCGACAGTGTAAAAGAAAGTGACGCAGGATATGTCAATCAGTTTGCTGGGATAGGTCAAAGTGACGACAGCTTAGTACCATATCTTTATAAAGAAGCAGTATCACCACATTTAGCGTCTAAACTGGAAAAAAATCCAGTTGAAATGTCCGTGGTGAAAGACGGTTTTTATAAAAATGCACAAAAATTTTCTTACTTAACCATGGAGGGAAGTGGTGGGATAGTATGTCCTATTCGCTATGATGCAAAAGCAAAAATGTTTTTGAAAGACATCATAAGAGAATTGTCATTACCATGTTTAATAGTTGCTGACGCAGGGCTAGGGACAATAAATGAAGTGGTTCTTACGGTGGAGTATATGAAAACTCATTCACTGATAATAAAAGGGATTATTCTGAATAACTACTCAGGCGGAGTTATGCAGGATGATAATATAAAAATGATAGAAAATATGACCGGTATGGAAATTATTGCATTGGTAAAAAAAGATGATAAAGAACTCAATATTTCAGTAGAGAAACTGGCAGCACTTTACGAATAA
- a CDS encoding NAD(P)-dependent oxidoreductase — MRLAIVEPIGIDKAKCHELAETILKNKIEVSYYNSPADYKEKIKRSQGAQAVMIANNPYKDNILSQCPELKMISVAFTGVDHVGMEYCRKNKIVVSNCSGYANEAVSELVIGMCISLYRNIAASNEAVRNGKTNENFLGSELAGKKFGVIGAGAIGLKTAALAKAFGCEVYCYRRHLSGKSDYMFVDMDTILKTCDIISLHTPLNEETRGLIDVNKIKLMKKNAILINTARGPVVDAHALAQALKEHRIAGAGIDVFDTEPPLAKDEPLLNVPNVILTPHIGFNTREAIEKRAVTAFTNVAKWLEGMPQNVM, encoded by the coding sequence ATGAGATTAGCAATTGTAGAACCTATAGGAATTGATAAGGCAAAATGCCATGAATTGGCAGAAACAATATTAAAGAATAAAATTGAAGTTAGTTATTATAATAGTCCGGCAGATTATAAAGAGAAAATAAAGCGTTCACAAGGGGCACAGGCAGTAATGATAGCCAATAATCCTTATAAAGATAATATTCTATCGCAATGCCCCGAACTAAAAATGATATCAGTGGCTTTTACTGGTGTTGATCATGTAGGGATGGAATATTGCCGCAAAAATAAAATAGTGGTTTCCAATTGTTCAGGTTATGCTAATGAAGCTGTGAGTGAACTAGTAATAGGTATGTGTATATCATTATATAGAAATATAGCTGCCAGTAATGAAGCTGTCCGCAACGGAAAGACCAATGAAAATTTTCTGGGCAGTGAGCTTGCCGGTAAAAAATTTGGGGTTATCGGGGCAGGTGCCATAGGATTAAAAACCGCAGCACTGGCAAAAGCTTTTGGGTGTGAGGTATATTGTTATAGAAGGCATTTATCAGGAAAAAGTGATTATATGTTTGTCGATATGGATACTATACTGAAAACTTGTGATATTATTTCACTGCATACGCCGCTCAATGAAGAAACAAGGGGATTAATTGATGTTAATAAGATAAAATTAATGAAAAAAAATGCTATTTTAATAAATACGGCAAGAGGGCCTGTAGTGGATGCGCATGCCTTAGCTCAAGCTCTTAAGGAACATCGGATAGCTGGAGCTGGTATAGATGTATTTGATACTGAACCACCATTAGCAAAAGATGAACCGCTGCTTAATGTTCCTAATGTTATCTTAACGCCTCATATTGGTTTTAACACAAGAGAGGCTATAGAAAAGAGAGCAGTAACAGCGTTTACTAATGTAGCTAAATGGCTTGAAGGGATGCCACAGAATGTGATGTAA
- the bioB gene encoding biotin synthase BioB produces the protein MNTGIIKELKATVLQGIMIDREEAEMLIEVPLDELCAAANEIRKHFCGNIFDICTIINGKSGRCSENCKYCAQSVFYKTKVDTYGVLDTQEIVAGARYNEDKGVLRYSIVTAGKSLNDKEIAEMCNTVKAINKQGKINVCVSFGLLNEEQYKKMYDAGVRRVHNNLEASEHYFPNICTTHSFQDKVKAIKAAQRAGMNVCSGGIMGLGETMSDRIDMALSLRKLKVKSVPVNMLNPIPYTPFEHNKVLTNDEMARIVAIYRFILPDVSIRLAGGRGLLPDKGKKCFQSGANAAISGDMLTTSGITIDTDMNMIKELGFKVGLWNE, from the coding sequence ATGAATACAGGAATAATAAAAGAACTTAAAGCTACTGTGCTGCAGGGAATAATGATAGACCGTGAAGAAGCAGAAATGCTTATAGAAGTACCACTCGATGAACTTTGTGCGGCAGCCAATGAAATAAGGAAACATTTTTGTGGCAATATTTTTGATATTTGCACGATCATAAATGGAAAAAGTGGCAGGTGCTCAGAAAATTGCAAATATTGCGCACAATCTGTTTTTTATAAAACAAAAGTGGATACTTATGGAGTACTTGATACTCAGGAAATTGTTGCTGGTGCCCGTTATAATGAGGATAAAGGTGTGCTGCGGTATTCAATAGTTACTGCCGGTAAAAGTTTGAATGATAAAGAAATTGCTGAAATGTGTAATACTGTAAAAGCTATTAATAAGCAGGGGAAAATAAATGTTTGTGTGTCCTTTGGATTATTGAATGAAGAACAATATAAAAAAATGTATGATGCTGGTGTAAGACGGGTACATAATAATTTAGAAGCATCAGAACACTATTTTCCCAATATATGCACAACACATAGTTTTCAGGATAAAGTTAAAGCAATAAAAGCTGCACAGCGAGCGGGCATGAATGTATGCAGCGGAGGGATAATGGGGCTGGGCGAAACGATGTCAGATCGTATAGATATGGCATTATCACTTAGAAAATTAAAGGTGAAATCTGTACCGGTAAACATGCTTAATCCAATACCGTATACACCGTTTGAACATAATAAGGTATTAACAAATGATGAAATGGCACGTATTGTTGCCATATACAGGTTTATTCTTCCCGATGTATCTATCAGACTGGCAGGTGGACGTGGGTTACTGCCTGATAAAGGTAAGAAGTGTTTTCAGTCTGGTGCCAATGCAGCAATATCAGGCGATATGCTGACAACTTCCGGGATAACGATTGATACAGATATGAATATGATAAAAGAATTAGGATTTAAAGTGGGGCTATGGAATGAATAA